A window of the Virgibacillus pantothenticus genome harbors these coding sequences:
- a CDS encoding dicarboxylate/amino acid:cation symporter, with product MNIWKKYKQTSFVIKMTVAFVLGIIAGVVFQNQTNVLEPLGTLLIHLLSLIAIPVIFLTVVLAVNQMKITKLGRMGGKLILYYIATTAAAVLIGLALALWINPGTSLTLPDTQVEEPETPSVSDVLLQIVPKNIFAAFTSGDLMAILFIAVIMGVAISAMRYSEDKKMKEYGDLLNTLFTALNEMFYKILQGVLLYAPIGIFAISATAFGSQGWETFQSLFKFTAVFYAGILLLWLLVYAGFLKLSKTPVIPFFKQTKEAYTTAFFTSSSIASLPIAIRSAKKAGISETTANFALPLGAVFNSDGGALRMGVSLVFAANIMNLNLSPTDFLVIVIIGTLLSIGTAGVPAAGLVTLSAVLSMFGLPLEIVALIAGVDALIGMAGTASNVIGDIVGACVVDKSERKRAA from the coding sequence ATGAATATATGGAAAAAATATAAACAAACTTCCTTTGTAATAAAAATGACCGTTGCATTTGTTCTAGGAATCATAGCTGGAGTAGTCTTCCAAAACCAAACAAACGTGTTAGAGCCATTAGGTACATTGCTTATTCATTTACTTAGTTTGATTGCTATTCCCGTCATATTTCTGACCGTGGTACTTGCAGTTAACCAAATGAAAATTACAAAACTTGGACGAATGGGCGGAAAGCTAATTCTTTACTATATTGCAACGACTGCAGCTGCTGTGTTAATTGGTCTCGCATTAGCTCTTTGGATTAACCCGGGTACAAGCCTAACATTACCGGATACGCAAGTGGAAGAACCTGAAACACCAAGTGTTTCCGATGTACTGTTACAAATTGTACCTAAAAACATATTTGCAGCCTTTACTTCTGGAGATCTAATGGCAATTTTATTTATTGCTGTTATTATGGGAGTTGCTATTTCCGCCATGCGCTACTCCGAAGACAAAAAAATGAAAGAATACGGCGACTTATTAAATACTCTTTTTACAGCATTAAATGAAATGTTTTACAAGATTTTGCAAGGCGTGCTACTATATGCACCTATAGGTATATTTGCCATTAGTGCAACAGCATTTGGCAGTCAAGGCTGGGAAACATTCCAATCGTTATTCAAGTTTACTGCAGTTTTTTATGCTGGTATTTTGTTATTATGGTTATTGGTTTATGCTGGATTTCTAAAATTATCCAAAACACCGGTTATTCCTTTTTTTAAGCAAACGAAAGAAGCCTATACGACTGCATTTTTCACATCGAGCAGCATTGCTTCTCTTCCTATTGCGATCCGCTCTGCTAAAAAAGCAGGTATTTCGGAAACAACAGCAAACTTTGCACTCCCACTAGGTGCTGTTTTCAATTCAGATGGCGGAGCATTACGGATGGGAGTTTCACTGGTCTTTGCTGCAAACATTATGAATTTAAACCTTTCGCCTACCGATTTTTTGGTAATTGTAATCATTGGAACACTGCTCTCTATTGGAACCGCCGGTGTGCCTGCAGCAGGATTGGTAACTTTATCCGCGGTACTTAGCATGTTTGGCTTACCACTTGAAATTGTAGCATTAATCGCCGGTGTTGATGCATTAATTGGGATGGCCGGTACTGCCTCCAACGTAATCGGAGACATCGTTGGAGCTTGCGTTGTTGATAAATCTGAACGGAAACGAGCCGCCTAA
- a CDS encoding MFS transporter, with the protein MKKLLYFIIVVSFIDTFIQLPIITPYAKSLGASHMLTGAIVAVYSLTNMFGNILGGHWIDKYGRKRMLFIGMISVTVILLLYPLAATGFQLFIIRLLHGLAGGFLIPSAFAYVGDQTRAGSRGKAMAFTGAAIGIAAIVGPAVGGALAARGQIEYVFILVAGLFLFTSFLVLRYIEESFVSRDRSKVHVKHFIPLLKNPLLLQASLAAFGLMISNGTLAFALPLKVEAIGLDASATGALLSTFGIMAIIVFLTPINKIYDHMEPLILVGTGIFIIGSAMLLLSYVTMFWTGILTMIVYGIGFAFVFPSMNRMVAESSSKIDRGKAYGIFYAFFSLGVVAGSSVSGAIAEWWGIPFIFTAIVMFIICTTLYVIDRVRKKLRIHL; encoded by the coding sequence GTGAAAAAGCTTTTATATTTTATTATTGTTGTTTCATTTATCGATACATTTATTCAATTACCGATTATAACTCCTTATGCAAAAAGTCTTGGTGCTTCTCATATGTTAACTGGTGCAATTGTAGCTGTATATTCACTAACCAATATGTTTGGAAACATTCTTGGGGGGCACTGGATTGACAAGTATGGAAGAAAACGCATGTTATTTATCGGTATGATTTCAGTAACGGTTATTTTACTATTATACCCATTAGCTGCAACAGGATTTCAATTGTTTATCATTCGATTATTACATGGGCTGGCTGGTGGGTTTTTAATTCCATCCGCATTCGCATATGTTGGTGATCAGACAAGAGCTGGTTCTAGAGGAAAGGCAATGGCCTTCACAGGCGCTGCTATTGGCATTGCTGCTATTGTTGGACCGGCAGTTGGTGGGGCTTTGGCAGCTCGCGGTCAAATAGAGTATGTATTTATATTAGTAGCAGGTTTATTTTTATTCACGTCTTTTCTAGTGCTTCGTTATATAGAGGAGTCTTTCGTATCTAGGGACAGGTCGAAGGTTCACGTGAAGCATTTTATACCATTATTAAAAAATCCTTTATTATTGCAGGCTTCATTAGCTGCGTTTGGATTAATGATTAGTAACGGGACACTAGCTTTTGCTCTGCCGTTAAAGGTAGAGGCGATTGGACTTGATGCGAGCGCGACAGGTGCATTGCTTAGTACATTTGGAATTATGGCAATCATAGTCTTTTTAACACCAATTAATAAAATTTATGACCATATGGAGCCTTTGATATTAGTTGGGACTGGGATTTTTATAATTGGTAGTGCGATGCTGCTTTTAAGTTATGTCACTATGTTCTGGACAGGCATCCTGACAATGATAGTATACGGTATAGGCTTTGCATTCGTGTTTCCTTCCATGAATCGAATGGTAGCAGAAAGCTCTTCTAAAATAGATCGTGGAAAAGCATACGGCATATTTTATGCTTTCTTTTCATTGGGGGTTGTAGCTGGGTCCTCTGTGTCTGGAGCTATTGCCGAATGGTGGGGAATACCGTTTATTTTCACGGCAATTGTTATGTTTATCATCTGTACAACTTTATACGTGATTGATCGAGTAAGAAAAAAGCTTCGCATTCATTTATAA
- a CDS encoding class I SAM-dependent methyltransferase yields MNYLDSLAKLGIGGAHPGGLKLTKKILVKESIDRTTSLLDIGCGTGQTAAFIAEHFPCAVTAMDIHPLMVEKAIQRFNTCNVPITVFQENVEHMRLKEQFDIVLSESVLAFTNLSKSLSSIMEALQPHGRLLAVEIMIDASMSEVDRNVIASFYGFRELLTEAEWREKLIQAGFKQIDLEQPVIDPLKVEIDEAQDFHFSESQIDEAIEILHQHQELTEIYQEALQYCVFRCLR; encoded by the coding sequence ATGAATTATTTGGATAGTTTAGCCAAACTTGGAATAGGTGGTGCACACCCTGGAGGACTAAAGTTAACGAAAAAAATATTAGTAAAGGAATCTATTGATCGCACAACGAGCTTACTGGATATAGGGTGCGGAACCGGACAGACAGCAGCTTTTATCGCTGAACACTTTCCATGTGCAGTAACAGCGATGGATATACACCCATTAATGGTGGAAAAAGCTATACAAAGGTTTAATACGTGTAATGTTCCAATTACAGTTTTTCAAGAAAATGTAGAACATATGCGTTTGAAGGAGCAATTTGACATCGTACTTTCGGAATCGGTACTCGCTTTTACAAATCTATCTAAATCGCTATCTTCTATTATGGAAGCTTTACAGCCTCATGGGCGGTTATTAGCTGTTGAAATAATGATAGATGCAAGCATGTCAGAGGTAGATAGGAATGTGATTGCCTCGTTTTATGGGTTTCGTGAGCTATTAACAGAAGCAGAATGGCGAGAAAAATTGATACAGGCAGGATTTAAACAAATTGATCTGGAACAGCCAGTCATAGACCCATTGAAGGTGGAGATAGATGAAGCTCAAGATTTTCATTTCTCAGAGTCACAAATAGATGAAGCAATCGAAATACTGCATCAGCATCAAGAACTTACCGAAATTTATCAAGAGGCACTTCAATATTGCGTATTTCGCTGCTTGCGATAA
- a CDS encoding FAD-dependent oxidoreductase yields the protein MSKKIVVIGGVAGGASAAARARRLDEHAEVIMFERGPHVSFSNCALPFHLSGIVENSEDLVLMNPKQFKKQYNIEARVNSEVTSINRKNKTVTVKTVVTGESYEESYDKLVLSPGANPIIPPIQGTDMDHVFTVRNVVDIAKLDAYVKQDNVKQVAVIGGGFIGIEVVENLRLAGLDVSLIEFSNQVMAPFDYDMAQILHKEIIDQGVNLIVNDGLAKIEASQIELQSGKILAADAVVLAIGVKPETKLAEQAGLEIGQTGGIMVDHNYVTSDSDIYAVGDAIEVYHKLTHQPTRLALAGPAQRQARAAADHMYRIPHRHTGVIGSSCIHVFDQNAAATGLNEKEAERAGIAYDFVYIIPNDKVGLMPESHPMHFKLIYEYPTGKILGAQAIGKGNVDKRVDVIATMITMGGTLEDLKELELCYSPMFGTAKDVVNFAALVALNRLNGEFKQVPVTKARELVENNAFIMDVREKHEYACGHLTNAVNIPLSEFRDRLDEIPQNQPVYVHCRSAQRSYNAVMALQHLGYKNVYNISGSYLGICLYEYYTDQMTGREKIVTAYNFK from the coding sequence ATGAGTAAAAAAATTGTTGTTATAGGTGGCGTTGCAGGAGGAGCTTCTGCCGCCGCAAGAGCAAGAAGATTAGATGAGCATGCGGAAGTCATTATGTTTGAAAGAGGTCCACATGTATCTTTTTCAAACTGTGCGCTACCTTTTCACCTAAGTGGAATTGTTGAAAATAGTGAAGATCTTGTATTAATGAATCCAAAACAATTTAAAAAACAATATAATATTGAAGCACGCGTTAATAGTGAAGTAACTTCTATTAACCGCAAGAATAAAACGGTTACAGTAAAAACCGTCGTAACAGGGGAAAGTTACGAAGAAAGCTATGATAAGCTCGTTTTATCTCCAGGAGCAAATCCTATTATTCCACCTATTCAAGGAACGGATATGGACCATGTATTTACCGTACGAAACGTTGTCGATATTGCGAAGCTGGACGCATATGTCAAGCAAGATAATGTTAAACAAGTTGCCGTAATTGGAGGAGGATTTATTGGCATAGAAGTTGTGGAAAATCTCCGTTTAGCTGGGTTAGACGTATCCTTAATTGAATTCAGCAATCAAGTGATGGCACCTTTTGACTATGATATGGCGCAAATTTTGCACAAAGAAATAATCGACCAAGGGGTTAACCTAATTGTCAATGATGGTTTAGCTAAAATCGAAGCTAGTCAAATCGAATTACAATCAGGTAAAATATTGGCTGCTGATGCCGTTGTACTTGCTATCGGTGTGAAACCAGAGACCAAATTAGCTGAACAAGCTGGGCTGGAAATTGGTCAAACTGGTGGCATTATGGTTGATCACAATTATGTTACGAGTGATTCGGATATTTACGCTGTTGGAGATGCGATTGAAGTATATCATAAGTTGACACATCAGCCAACTAGACTAGCACTTGCAGGACCTGCACAACGTCAAGCCAGAGCCGCAGCAGACCATATGTACCGTATCCCACATCGTCATACTGGAGTAATTGGCTCCTCCTGTATCCATGTGTTTGATCAAAACGCCGCAGCTACTGGTCTAAATGAAAAAGAAGCAGAGCGAGCTGGTATTGCTTATGATTTTGTTTATATTATCCCGAATGATAAAGTTGGCTTAATGCCTGAAAGCCATCCAATGCATTTTAAATTGATTTATGAATACCCTACAGGGAAAATACTTGGTGCTCAAGCCATCGGAAAAGGAAATGTTGATAAGCGTGTTGATGTCATTGCTACAATGATTACGATGGGTGGAACGCTAGAAGATTTAAAAGAACTAGAACTATGCTATTCCCCAATGTTTGGAACAGCGAAAGATGTAGTGAACTTTGCAGCATTAGTTGCACTCAACCGATTGAACGGAGAATTCAAGCAAGTTCCAGTAACAAAAGCGCGGGAATTGGTAGAAAATAATGCATTTATTATGGACGTAAGGGAAAAGCATGAATATGCATGCGGTCATTTAACCAATGCGGTGAATATACCTTTAAGTGAATTTAGAGATCGATTAGATGAAATCCCACAAAACCAACCTGTATATGTGCACTGTCGTTCCGCCCAGCGTAGCTACAATGCTGTAATGGCATTACAACACTTGGGCTATAAGAACGTATATAATATCTCAGGGTCTTATTTAGGCATTTGCTTATATGAATATTATACTGATCAAATGACGGGGAGAGAAAAAATCGTTACCGCTTATAACTTTAAATAA
- a CDS encoding DUF2268 domain-containing protein, translating to MHGVIRTDEWLLEDYKQPIQLAKRVKDYFPNAEAEEIFAHLTKFGMTRSAISKVRVQQMLKADLWDITSMDYKELQHQWNGPETPIFIFPSDAANYRLHKEFNGKAGLTFKDKAFLFLSESNTKMEIKALLTHEYNHVCRLEKCNKPEKQYTLLDTIILEGMAEYAVFKRLGEEHTASYIGKYKDEVLHHFWTKYLLPEKGLQVNTNKYYRLLYGSHFYPKMLGYCVGEYLVRTYANKHGLSLKELFVVKSEDIAETKTVAPRD from the coding sequence ATGCATGGAGTTATTCGAACAGATGAATGGCTGCTGGAAGACTATAAACAACCGATCCAGCTAGCTAAACGAGTAAAGGATTACTTTCCAAATGCTGAAGCAGAAGAAATATTTGCTCATCTAACAAAATTTGGCATGACTCGTTCAGCGATATCCAAAGTACGGGTTCAACAAATGCTAAAGGCAGACCTCTGGGACATCACTTCAATGGATTATAAAGAATTACAGCATCAATGGAATGGACCTGAAACACCTATTTTTATTTTCCCATCTGATGCAGCAAATTACAGGTTACACAAGGAGTTTAATGGAAAAGCAGGGCTTACCTTTAAGGACAAAGCTTTCTTATTCCTATCTGAATCAAATACAAAAATGGAAATCAAAGCACTTTTAACGCATGAATACAACCATGTTTGCCGTCTGGAAAAATGTAATAAACCAGAAAAACAGTATACCCTATTGGACACAATTATTTTGGAAGGCATGGCAGAGTATGCCGTTTTTAAACGGCTAGGAGAAGAGCATACAGCTAGTTACATCGGTAAATATAAGGATGAAGTGCTACACCATTTTTGGACGAAATATCTTTTGCCTGAAAAAGGTCTCCAAGTAAATACAAATAAGTACTATCGTTTACTTTATGGATCCCATTTTTATCCAAAAATGCTGGGGTATTGTGTTGGAGAATATCTTGTTCGAACCTATGCGAACAAGCATGGCTTGTCTTTGAAAGAGCTTTTTGTAGTTAAAAGTGAGGACATAGCAGAAACAAAAACTGTAGCGCCAAGGGATTAA
- a CDS encoding YeeE/YedE family protein — protein MEAEIKKQQAIQSKHLQKIEYVLGIAAIFFVLILGNVLLKTDMLFFRLLIGTGLGYTLTRAYTGFAGSINRAYKTGSTKLLRAMALMFFITTLATTTFLLYSNPASYDLWINPINLGLIAGGLLFGFGMAFSSCCASGVLTDLATGFPRALITLLFFGMGIFIGFPIQHTASWITNSWFTTSVGNQLQGGVFLPDLFKWDGLGGYLGAILTTALFCGITVYLAYRYERKRKQQNRYIEHETEKMQELPNKFDSKDYKLFSQETYNRIFIKPWTLKQGAIVISILFVLLMGVTKAGWGASTPFGIWFGKLLMFLGVSPESIASFTKMSAEPFVLPFFEHPISVQNFGILVGTIIYLLTAGKMKTMFLEGAHIRKKEAALFALGGITMGLGTRLANGCNVGALFTPIANYSLSGWIFFLFLALGGIVGNMLAKRLF, from the coding sequence ATGGAAGCAGAAATTAAAAAACAGCAAGCCATCCAGAGTAAGCATTTACAAAAAATAGAGTACGTGTTAGGGATAGCTGCAATTTTCTTCGTTCTTATTTTAGGTAACGTACTCTTAAAAACAGATATGCTGTTTTTCAGATTATTAATCGGTACAGGGCTTGGTTACACCTTGACACGTGCCTACACTGGATTTGCTGGTAGTATTAATCGCGCTTATAAGACTGGTTCTACAAAATTACTACGTGCAATGGCTCTAATGTTCTTTATTACTACCTTAGCAACGACCACTTTTTTACTTTATTCCAATCCTGCAAGCTACGATCTTTGGATTAACCCCATTAACCTTGGTCTAATAGCAGGTGGATTATTATTTGGTTTTGGAATGGCTTTCTCTTCATGCTGTGCTTCAGGCGTTTTAACAGATTTAGCAACGGGGTTCCCTAGAGCACTAATTACGTTATTATTTTTTGGTATGGGTATATTTATTGGTTTTCCTATTCAACATACAGCCAGTTGGATTACTAATTCTTGGTTTACTACTTCCGTAGGGAATCAGCTGCAAGGAGGCGTTTTTTTACCAGACCTCTTTAAATGGGATGGTCTTGGCGGCTATTTAGGTGCTATCCTAACCACTGCATTATTCTGTGGCATAACTGTTTACTTAGCTTACCGATATGAAAGAAAAAGAAAGCAACAAAATCGTTATATAGAACATGAAACGGAAAAAATGCAGGAGTTACCTAATAAATTTGATAGTAAAGATTATAAATTGTTCAGCCAAGAAACATATAATCGTATTTTTATTAAGCCTTGGACCTTGAAACAAGGAGCAATTGTAATCAGTATATTGTTTGTATTATTAATGGGTGTTACAAAAGCTGGTTGGGGAGCTTCTACACCTTTTGGTATATGGTTTGGTAAATTATTAATGTTCTTAGGTGTCTCTCCGGAATCGATTGCTTCTTTTACAAAAATGTCAGCGGAACCATTTGTGTTGCCATTTTTTGAACACCCGATTTCCGTGCAAAACTTTGGAATTCTAGTAGGAACAATTATCTATCTATTAACAGCTGGTAAAATGAAAACCATGTTCTTAGAAGGAGCGCATATTCGTAAAAAAGAAGCAGCTTTGTTCGCGTTAGGTGGCATTACAATGGGTTTAGGAACTAGACTTGCAAACGGATGTAATGTTGGGGCATTATTTACCCCTATTGCCAATTATTCGCTCTCAGGCTGGATATTCTTCCTATTTTTAGCACTAGGTGGTATTGTAGGCAATATGTTAGCTAAACGCTTATTTTAA
- a CDS encoding APC family permease — MRNKLNRFDILSLVLGSIIGWGAFTLPGIKFLPESGVINTTIGLLLGGFAILFIQKGYHIMMQQHAEDGGGFSYTYKNLGRGHGFIVGWALILCYLSIVPLNATAFVLIVKILLGSNIEWLYLYEIAGYPVYFSEVLIASSVLILFAALNIRGLRKSSNVQNVMVLFLMINIAIVFIAMLLNTGSTTLSTNYFYNYDFDIGEIAKVIAIIPFLFVGFDIIPQVATQLKFKPEKATWIAILSVFSGVIAYSLLNVITALAFSPDQTKQLDWALGEAVLTHVGSFGFILLIIALMTAVSGGINGFMISSSHLLSSLSAYKLCHPKYMKRTNAGVPINSVFFITGISLLAPWFGREVIIYIVDMSSFLAAIAYLYVCFISYKQAASRWDQLLTFTGIIISISFILLLIIPQSPGKLSTPSLIFMGLWGIAGLFYYRSYTKKVAKQNANQ, encoded by the coding sequence ATGAGAAATAAACTGAACCGTTTTGATATTTTAAGCTTAGTATTAGGGTCTATTATTGGCTGGGGAGCATTTACGCTACCCGGCATTAAATTTCTTCCAGAGTCTGGGGTTATCAATACAACTATTGGGTTGCTGTTAGGTGGTTTTGCTATTCTTTTTATACAAAAAGGCTACCATATTATGATGCAGCAACATGCTGAAGATGGTGGTGGTTTCTCTTACACGTATAAGAATCTTGGCAGAGGGCATGGCTTTATTGTAGGCTGGGCTTTAATTCTTTGCTATTTAAGCATTGTTCCCCTTAACGCAACAGCCTTTGTATTAATTGTTAAAATTTTATTGGGATCAAACATAGAGTGGTTGTATCTTTACGAAATTGCTGGATATCCTGTTTATTTCTCAGAAGTGCTCATAGCAAGCTCCGTGCTTATTTTATTTGCAGCTTTAAATATTAGAGGCTTGCGGAAGAGCTCTAATGTCCAAAACGTGATGGTATTATTTTTAATGATTAATATCGCGATCGTTTTTATCGCCATGCTTTTAAATACAGGTTCAACAACTTTATCTACGAACTATTTTTATAACTATGATTTTGACATTGGTGAAATAGCAAAAGTCATTGCGATTATTCCATTTCTATTTGTCGGGTTTGATATTATTCCACAAGTAGCTACCCAATTAAAGTTTAAACCTGAAAAAGCAACCTGGATAGCGATTCTTTCCGTATTTTCCGGAGTAATTGCGTACAGCCTTTTAAATGTAATCACAGCACTTGCCTTCTCACCTGATCAAACAAAGCAGCTCGATTGGGCTCTTGGGGAAGCTGTGTTAACTCATGTCGGAAGCTTTGGTTTTATTTTATTAATCATCGCATTAATGACTGCCGTCTCTGGAGGCATTAACGGCTTTATGATTAGCAGCAGCCATCTGCTATCATCCTTATCTGCATACAAATTGTGCCATCCCAAATATATGAAGCGGACAAACGCCGGCGTTCCGATTAACAGCGTCTTTTTTATAACAGGTATTAGCCTTCTCGCACCTTGGTTTGGAAGAGAGGTTATTATTTATATTGTTGATATGTCCTCGTTTCTAGCAGCGATTGCTTATTTATACGTATGCTTTATTAGTTATAAACAAGCAGCTTCAAGGTGGGACCAACTGCTAACATTTACCGGAATTATCATTAGCATCAGTTTTATTCTCCTGTTAATTATCCCTCAATCTCCAGGAAAATTAAGTACGCCGTCTCTGATTTTCATGGGACTATGGGGAATTGCTGGTTTATTTTATTATCGCAGCTATACAAAAAAAGTTGCGAAACAGAACGCCAACCAATAA